One window of Kosakonia cowanii JCM 10956 = DSM 18146 genomic DNA carries:
- the rna gene encoding ribonuclease I has protein sequence MFKKGLFISTGIAALLFTSAYAAPLQPKQYGDFDRYVLALSWQTGFCQSMHDNGRDEPDECRLQKSPDDKADNLTVHGLWPGLPKSIAARGVDNRRWMRFGCATRPIPNMPEAKTSQKCAAAETGLSLEMADKLNAAMPGSGGNSCLERYEYAKHGVCFGFDPDDYFGAMVRLNHEIKTSPLGVFLANNYGKAVTRAAFDAAVASAYGKQSVKAVKLTCNGNPAYLTEMQVAIKAEAINAPLSGRSLLPQPHPGNCGDHFILDSAGY, from the coding sequence ATGTTTAAAAAGGGACTCTTCATCAGCACAGGCATTGCCGCGCTACTCTTTACTTCTGCCTATGCCGCACCGCTGCAACCGAAGCAGTATGGCGATTTTGATCGCTACGTGCTGGCGCTCTCCTGGCAGACCGGTTTTTGCCAGAGCATGCACGACAACGGGCGCGACGAGCCTGACGAGTGCCGCCTGCAAAAATCCCCGGACGACAAAGCCGATAATTTGACGGTGCACGGTTTATGGCCGGGCCTGCCGAAATCGATCGCCGCGCGCGGCGTCGATAACCGCCGCTGGATGCGCTTTGGCTGCGCCACGCGCCCGATCCCCAATATGCCGGAAGCGAAGACCAGCCAGAAATGCGCGGCGGCAGAGACCGGTTTATCGCTGGAGATGGCAGATAAACTCAACGCCGCCATGCCCGGCTCCGGCGGTAACTCCTGCCTTGAGCGTTATGAATATGCCAAGCACGGCGTCTGTTTCGGCTTCGATCCCGATGACTATTTTGGCGCGATGGTGCGTCTGAATCATGAGATCAAAACCAGCCCGCTCGGGGTATTTCTTGCCAACAATTACGGCAAAGCGGTCACCCGCGCCGCCTTTGATGCTGCGGTCGCCAGTGCCTACGGGAAACAGAGCGTGAAAGCGGTAAAACTCACCTGCAACGGTAACCCGGCCTATTTGACCGAGATGCAGGTTGCTATCAAAGCCGAGGCGATTAACGCGCCGCTCTCTGGCCGCTCGCTACTGCCACAGCCGCACCCCGGCAACTGCGGGGATCACTTTATCCTCGACAGCGCGGGTTACTGA
- the ahpC gene encoding alkyl hydroperoxide reductase subunit C, with translation MSLINTKIKPFKNQAFKNGEFIEVTEKDTEGRWSVFFFYPADFTFVCPTELGDVADHYEELQKLGVDVYSVSTDTHFTHKAWHSSSDTIAKIKYTMIGDPTGALTRNFEIMREDEGLADRGTFIVDPQGIIQAIEVTAEGIGRDASDLLRKIKAAQYVASHPGEVCPAKWKEGEATLAPSLDLVGKI, from the coding sequence ATGTCCTTAATTAACACCAAGATCAAACCTTTCAAAAACCAGGCGTTCAAAAACGGTGAATTCATCGAAGTAACCGAGAAAGATACCGAAGGCCGCTGGAGCGTCTTCTTCTTCTACCCGGCTGACTTCACCTTCGTATGCCCGACCGAACTGGGTGACGTGGCTGACCACTACGAAGAACTGCAGAAACTGGGCGTTGACGTTTACTCTGTTTCCACCGATACCCACTTCACGCACAAAGCATGGCACAGCAGCTCTGACACCATCGCGAAAATCAAATACACGATGATCGGCGACCCGACTGGTGCCCTGACCCGTAACTTCGAAATCATGCGTGAAGATGAAGGTCTGGCAGACCGCGGTACTTTCATCGTTGACCCGCAGGGCATCATCCAGGCTATCGAAGTGACCGCTGAAGGCATCGGCCGTGACGCATCTGACCTGCTGCGTAAAATCAAAGCGGCTCAGTATGTTGCTTCTCACCCAGGCGAAGTGTGCCCGGCTAAGTGGAAAGAAGGCGAAGCGACCCTGGCTCCGTCCCTGGACCTGGTTGGCAAAATCTAA
- a CDS encoding pyridoxal phosphate-dependent aminotransferase codes for MRNNPLIPESKLPALGTTIFTQMSALAQQHQAINLSQGFPDFDGPRYLQERLAYHVAQGANQYAPMTGVQALREAIAEKTAALYGHQPDVNSDITVTAGATEALYAAITALVREGDEVICFDPSYDSYAPAVELSGGVLKRIALQPPHFRVDWQAFTALLSDRTRLVIVNTPHNPSATVWQEADFAALWQAIADREIYVLSDEVYEHICFADGGHASVLKHPQLRERAVAVSSFGKTYHMTGWKVGYCIAPAAISAELRKVHQYLTFSVNTPAQLALADMLRAEPQHYRELPAFYRARRDVLVNALRESKLEILPCEGTYFLLADYSAISDLDDVAFCQWLTKEVGVAAIPLSVFCADPFPHKLIRLCFAKQESTLLAAAERLCTL; via the coding sequence ATGCGCAATAACCCTTTGATTCCTGAGAGTAAACTCCCCGCTTTAGGCACCACTATCTTCACGCAAATGAGCGCGCTCGCCCAGCAGCATCAGGCGATTAATCTTTCACAAGGCTTCCCGGATTTTGACGGCCCGCGCTATTTGCAGGAGCGGCTGGCGTATCACGTTGCGCAGGGGGCAAATCAATATGCGCCGATGACCGGCGTGCAGGCATTGCGCGAAGCAATTGCCGAGAAAACGGCGGCGCTTTATGGCCATCAGCCAGACGTGAACAGCGACATTACCGTCACCGCCGGGGCGACGGAAGCGCTCTATGCGGCGATCACCGCGCTGGTGCGCGAGGGCGATGAGGTTATCTGTTTCGATCCGAGTTACGACAGCTACGCGCCTGCGGTTGAGCTTTCCGGCGGGGTGCTGAAGCGCATTGCCCTGCAACCGCCGCACTTTCGCGTTGACTGGCAGGCTTTTACCGCGCTGCTTAGCGATCGCACCCGGCTGGTGATTGTTAATACGCCGCATAACCCGTCGGCGACGGTGTGGCAGGAGGCCGATTTTGCCGCGCTGTGGCAGGCGATTGCCGATCGGGAGATCTATGTGCTGAGCGATGAAGTCTACGAGCATATCTGCTTTGCCGACGGCGGCCATGCCAGCGTGCTGAAGCATCCGCAGCTGCGCGAGCGCGCCGTTGCCGTGTCGTCGTTTGGCAAAACCTACCATATGACCGGCTGGAAAGTGGGGTACTGCATTGCGCCCGCCGCCATCAGCGCCGAGCTGCGCAAGGTGCACCAGTACTTAACCTTTTCGGTGAACACCCCGGCGCAGCTGGCGCTGGCTGATATGCTGCGCGCCGAGCCGCAACACTACCGCGAGTTGCCGGCGTTTTACCGCGCGCGCCGCGATGTGCTGGTCAATGCATTACGCGAGAGCAAGCTGGAGATTTTGCCCTGCGAAGGAACCTACTTTTTGCTGGCGGATTACAGCGCCATCTCCGATCTCGATGATGTCGCGTTTTGCCAGTGGCTGACGAAAGAGGTGGGTGTGGCGGCTATTCCGCTGTCGGTGTTCTGCGCCGATCCCTTCCCGCATAAGCTGATTCGCCTCTGCTTTGCGAAACAGGAATCGACGCTGCTGGCGGCGGCAGAGCGACTCTGCACGCTGTAA
- the dsbG gene encoding thiol:disulfide interchange protein DsbG, translating to MLKRLLMLTLLPLTLHAEDLPAPVKAIEKQGITIIKSFDAPGGMKGYLGKYQEMGVTIYVTPDGKHAISGYMYDEAGTNLSEKLFNQELYGPAGRELWQRMEKADWILDGQKTAPRVVYVFADPYCPYCKQFWQQARPWVESGKVQIRTLMVGVIKPESPAAAAAILSAKDPAKSWHEYEQSNGKMTLALPKTIPPAIMRSLNLNQKIMDDLGANATPAIYYMNEENVLQQAVGLPDAEKLKTIMGEK from the coding sequence ATGCTCAAGCGCCTGTTAATGCTCACCCTGCTGCCGCTGACCCTGCACGCCGAAGATCTGCCCGCGCCGGTTAAAGCCATTGAAAAGCAAGGCATTACCATCATTAAATCCTTTGACGCGCCGGGCGGCATGAAGGGTTATCTGGGTAAATATCAGGAGATGGGCGTCACCATCTACGTCACGCCAGACGGTAAACACGCCATCTCTGGCTACATGTATGACGAAGCGGGCACCAATCTTAGCGAAAAGCTGTTCAATCAGGAGCTTTATGGCCCGGCCGGGCGCGAACTCTGGCAGCGGATGGAGAAAGCAGACTGGATCCTCGACGGGCAAAAAACCGCGCCGCGCGTGGTGTACGTCTTTGCCGACCCTTACTGCCCCTACTGCAAACAGTTCTGGCAGCAGGCGCGCCCGTGGGTGGAGTCCGGCAAGGTGCAGATCCGCACCTTGATGGTCGGCGTAATCAAACCGGAAAGCCCGGCGGCGGCGGCGGCGATCCTCAGCGCGAAAGATCCGGCCAAAAGCTGGCATGAGTATGAGCAGTCGAACGGCAAAATGACGCTGGCGCTGCCGAAAACTATCCCGCCGGCGATCATGCGCTCGCTCAATCTCAATCAGAAAATCATGGACGATCTCGGGGCCAACGCCACGCCCGCTATCTACTATATGAATGAAGAGAATGTACTCCAGCAGGCGGTCGGCCTGCCGGATGCAGAAAAGCTCAAAACGATTATGGGCGAGAAGTAA
- the uspG gene encoding universal stress protein UspG, which translates to MYQTIIMPVDIFEMELSDKAVRHAEFLAQSEGVIHLLHVLPASASLSLHRFAADLRRFEEHLHQEAQTRLESMRSHFSIDPSRIHTHVRFGSVRDMVNELGEELRADMVVIASRNPSISTHLLGSNASSVVRHAHIPVLVVR; encoded by the coding sequence ATGTATCAGACAATCATTATGCCGGTCGATATTTTCGAAATGGAGTTAAGTGATAAAGCCGTCCGTCACGCCGAGTTTCTCGCCCAGAGCGAAGGTGTTATTCACCTGCTGCATGTGTTACCCGCTTCTGCCAGCCTCAGCCTGCACCGCTTCGCCGCCGATTTGCGCCGCTTCGAAGAGCATCTGCACCAGGAGGCGCAAACCCGCCTGGAGAGTATGCGAAGCCATTTCTCCATCGATCCTTCGCGCATTCATACCCACGTTCGCTTCGGCAGCGTGCGCGATATGGTCAATGAGCTTGGCGAAGAGCTGCGTGCGGATATGGTGGTGATCGCCTCGCGCAACCCCTCCATCAGCACCCATCTGCTCGGCTCCAATGCCTCCAGCGTGGTGCGCCATGCGCATATTCCGGTGTTGGTCGTGCGGTAG
- the rnk gene encoding nucleoside diphosphate kinase regulator — translation MSRPAIIINERDAERLDRLLEQPAHASLAVADALNEELDRANMCAPEAMPHDVVTMNSTVKFRELKSGEIRVRTLVYPAQMTDSATQLSVLAPVGAALLGLRVGDSIHWTLPGGTTTDLEVLELLYQPEAAGDFML, via the coding sequence ATGTCCAGACCTGCCATTATCATTAATGAGCGAGACGCTGAGCGCCTTGACCGCTTGCTGGAGCAGCCTGCACATGCCAGCCTTGCGGTCGCGGATGCGCTGAATGAGGAGTTGGATCGCGCCAATATGTGCGCGCCAGAAGCGATGCCGCATGATGTGGTGACGATGAACAGCACGGTAAAATTCCGCGAGCTGAAAAGCGGTGAAATCCGCGTACGTACGCTGGTCTACCCGGCGCAGATGACAGACAGCGCCACGCAGCTGTCGGTACTGGCCCCGGTGGGCGCGGCGCTGTTGGGTTTACGTGTTGGTGATTCCATTCACTGGACGTTGCCGGGGGGAACCACCACCGACCTTGAAGTGCTGGAGCTGCTTTACCAGCCCGAAGCCGCTGGCGATTTCATGCTCTGA
- the ahpF gene encoding alkyl hydroperoxide reductase subunit F: MLDTTMKTQLKAYLEKLTKPVELIATLDDSAKSNEIKELLGEIAELSDKVTFKEDNTLAVRKPSFLITNPGSHTGPRFAGSPLGHEFTSLVLALLWTGGHPSKEAQALLEQIRDIDGDFEFETYYSLSCHNCPDVVQALNLMSVLNPRIKHTAIDGGTFQNEITDRNVMGVPAVYVNGQEFGQGRMTLTEIVAKIDTGAEKRAAEELNKRDAYDVLIVGSGPAGAAASVYSARKGIRTGLMGERFGGQVLDTVDIENYISVPKTEGQQFAGALKAHVADYDVDVIDSQSASKLVPASVEGGLHQIETASGAVLKARTVIIATGAKWRNMNVPGEDQYRTKGVTYCPHCDGPLFKGKRVAVIGGGNSGVEAAIDLAGIVEHVTLLEFAPEMKADQVLQDKVRSLKNVDIVLNAQTTEVKGDGTKVTGLEYRDRVSGDVHQVALAGIFVQIGLLPNTTWLEGAIERNRMGEIIIDAKCETSVKGVFAAGDCTTVPYKQIIIATGEGAKASLSAFDYLIRTKA, from the coding sequence ATGCTCGACACTACAATGAAAACCCAGCTCAAGGCTTATCTTGAGAAACTGACCAAGCCTGTTGAGTTGATCGCGACGCTGGATGACAGCGCAAAATCTAATGAGATCAAAGAGCTGCTGGGCGAAATCGCCGAGCTCTCTGACAAAGTGACCTTTAAAGAGGACAACACCCTGGCGGTGCGTAAGCCCTCTTTCCTGATCACCAACCCAGGCTCGCACACTGGCCCGCGCTTTGCTGGCTCTCCGCTGGGGCATGAATTTACTTCGCTGGTGCTGGCGCTGCTGTGGACCGGCGGTCATCCGTCGAAAGAAGCGCAGGCGCTGCTGGAGCAGATCCGCGATATCGACGGCGACTTCGAGTTCGAGACTTACTACTCGCTCTCCTGCCACAACTGCCCGGACGTGGTACAGGCGCTGAACCTGATGTCGGTGCTGAACCCGCGCATCAAGCACACGGCGATTGACGGCGGCACCTTCCAGAACGAAATCACCGATCGCAACGTGATGGGCGTTCCGGCGGTCTACGTTAACGGTCAGGAGTTTGGTCAGGGTCGTATGACGCTGACAGAGATCGTGGCGAAAATTGATACCGGCGCGGAAAAACGTGCGGCGGAAGAGCTGAACAAACGTGACGCTTACGATGTGCTGATTGTCGGCTCCGGCCCGGCGGGCGCAGCGGCCTCTGTTTATTCTGCCCGTAAAGGCATTCGTACCGGTCTGATGGGCGAACGCTTCGGCGGCCAGGTGCTGGATACCGTTGATATCGAAAACTACATCTCCGTGCCGAAAACCGAAGGCCAGCAGTTCGCGGGCGCACTGAAAGCGCACGTTGCGGATTATGATGTTGACGTGATCGACAGCCAGAGCGCCAGCAAGCTGGTTCCGGCGTCGGTTGAAGGCGGCCTGCATCAGATTGAAACCGCGTCTGGCGCGGTGCTGAAAGCGCGTACCGTGATCATTGCGACCGGTGCGAAGTGGCGCAACATGAATGTGCCGGGCGAAGATCAGTATCGCACCAAGGGCGTGACCTACTGCCCGCACTGCGACGGCCCGCTGTTTAAAGGCAAGCGCGTGGCGGTGATCGGCGGCGGTAACTCCGGCGTGGAAGCGGCTATCGATCTGGCCGGGATTGTTGAACATGTGACGCTGCTGGAGTTTGCTCCGGAGATGAAAGCGGATCAGGTGTTGCAGGATAAAGTTCGCAGCCTGAAGAACGTTGATATCGTGCTGAATGCGCAGACCACCGAAGTAAAAGGCGACGGCACCAAAGTGACCGGCCTTGAGTACCGTGACCGCGTGAGCGGCGATGTGCATCAGGTTGCGCTGGCGGGGATCTTCGTTCAGATCGGTCTGCTGCCGAACACCACCTGGCTGGAAGGCGCGATTGAGCGCAACCGCATGGGCGAAATCATCATCGACGCCAAATGCGAAACCAGCGTGAAAGGCGTGTTCGCGGCGGGTGACTGCACCACGGTGCCGTACAAACAGATCATTATCGCTACCGGCGAAGGTGCCAAAGCGTCGCTGAGCGCGTTTGATTACCTGATCCGTACCAAAGCGTAA